The following are from one region of the Phyllostomus discolor isolate MPI-MPIP mPhyDis1 chromosome 9, mPhyDis1.pri.v3, whole genome shotgun sequence genome:
- the HRH3 gene encoding histamine H3 receptor, with amino-acid sequence MERTPPDGPLNASGALAEEAAAAAAAAAAGTRGFSAAWTAVLAALMALLIVATVLGNALVMLAFVADSSLRTQNNFFLLNLAISDFLVGAFCIPLYVPYVLTGRWPFSRGLCKLWLVVDYLLCTSSVFNVVLISYDRFLSVTRAVSYRAQQGDTRRAVWKMVLVWVLAFLLYGPAILSWEHLSGRSAIPEGQCYAEFFYNWYFLITASTLEFFTPFLSVTFFNLSIYLNIQRRTRERLDGAAGPEPPPEAQPSPPATAAARGCWGCWRKGRGEAVPLHRCGAGAAGEAAPGGSGGGTVGSPTSSSGSSSRGAERPRSLQRGSKPSASSASLEKRVKMVSQGVTQRFRLSRDKKVAKSLAVIVSIFGLCWAPYTLLMIIRAACHGRCVPDYWYEASFWLLWANSAVNPVLYPLCHYSFRRAFTKLLCPHRLKAQPHSSLEHGWK; translated from the exons ATGGAGCGCACGCCACCCGACGGGCCGCTGAACGCGTCGGGGGCACTGGCTGAagaagcggcggcggcggcggccgcggcggcggcaGGGACGCGCGGCTTCTCCGCCGCCTGGACCGCCGTGCTGGCCGCGCTCATGGCGCTGCTCATTGTGGCCACGGTGCTGGGCAACGCGCTGGTCATGCTCGCCTTCGTGGCCGACTCGAGCCTCCGCACCCAGAACAACTTCTTTCTGCTCAACCTCGCCATCTCCGACTTCCTCGTGG GAGCCTTCTGCATCCCCCTGTATGTGCCCTACGTGCTGACCGGGCGCTGGCCCTTCAGCCGGGGCCTCtgcaagctgtggctggtggTGGACTACCTGCTGTGCACCTCCTCCGTGTTCAACGTCGTGCTCATCAGCTACGACCGCTTCCTGTCCGTCACCCGCGCC GTCTCCTACCGGGCGCAGCAGGGCGACACGCGGCGGGCGGTGTGGAAGATGGTGCTGGTGTGGGTGCTGGCCTTCCTGCTGTACGGGCCGGCCATCCTGAGCTGGGAGCACCTGTCGGGCCGCAGCGCCATCCCCGAGGGCCAGTGCTACGCGGAGTTCTTCTACAACTGGTACTTCCTCATCACGGCCTCCACGCTCGAGTTCTTCACGCCCTTCCTCAGCGTCACCTTCTTCAACCTCAGCATCTACCTGAACATCCAGCGACGCACCCGCGAGCGGCTGGACGGGGCGGCCGGGCCGGAGCCCCCGCCCGAGGCCCAGCCCTCGCCgcccgccaccgccgccgcccgcgggtgctggggctgctggcggaaggggcggggggaggccgtGCCCCTGCAcaggtgcggggcgggggcggcgggggaggcGGCCCCGGGGGGCAGCGGCGGGGGCACGGTGGGCTCGCCCACGTCCAGCTCGGGCAGCTCCTCGCGGGGCGCGGAGCGGCCCCGCTCGCTCCAGCGGGGCTCCAAGCCATCGGCGTCCTCGGCGTCGCTGGAGAAGCGCGTGAAGATGGTGTCCCAGGGCGTCACCCAGCGCTTCCGGCTGTCCCGGGACAAGAAGGTGGCCAAGTCGCTGGCCGTCATCGTGAGCATCTTCGGGCTCTGCTGGGCCCCGTACACGCTGCTGATGATCATCCGGGCCGCCTGCCACGGCCGCTGCGTGCCCGACTACTGGTACGAGGCGTCCTTCTGGCTGCTGTGGGCCAACTCGGCGGTGAACCCCGTGCTCTACCCGCTGTGCCACTACAGCTTCCGCCGCGCCTTCACCAAGCTGCTGTGCCCCCACCGGCTCAAGGCGCAGCCCCACAGCTCCCTGGAGCACGGCTGGAAGTGA